The proteins below come from a single Verrucomicrobiota bacterium genomic window:
- a CDS encoding amidohydrolase: protein MDNLEGRLERLAATLPETRRHLHRYPELSGAEFATTAYLSERLARAAVPHRVGQGNRGIIADPATAVPSPGKPVIALRADIDALPIEEANPVEYRSQQPGVMHACGHDAHTSILLGLTLALHRAEGLAVGWRAIFQPSEEVGQGALEMIRQGALSGVEAVVALHVDPNRPVGTVGVTPGPRTAWCQDFTIEVTGRGGHGARPHDTVDPIAASAHLITLIYQALPRQNDARNPVVVTIGAIQGGHASNVIPNHVSLKGTIRSVDQPTAERAHDCLQRLCASAAQAFQATVTPRFDPLLPGLVNDPAIARLCAGAARELLGDAAVATDDRVSMGAEDFAEYTRLTPGCMISLGTNTPGRPVTPLHTPTFDIDERALLIGARLLARVLSCWPNAFANP, encoded by the coding sequence GTGGATAATCTTGAGGGCAGGCTGGAGCGCCTTGCCGCGACTTTACCGGAGACGCGGCGGCACCTTCACCGCTACCCTGAGTTGAGCGGGGCCGAGTTTGCGACGACGGCCTACCTGAGTGAACGATTGGCGCGGGCGGCGGTACCTCACCGGGTCGGCCAAGGCAACCGCGGCATCATTGCGGATCCGGCAACGGCCGTCCCGTCTCCCGGCAAACCCGTGATCGCGCTGCGGGCCGACATCGATGCCCTGCCGATCGAGGAGGCAAATCCGGTGGAGTACCGTTCACAGCAGCCCGGCGTCATGCACGCCTGCGGGCACGATGCGCATACCTCCATCCTGCTGGGCTTGACGCTGGCGCTTCACCGCGCAGAGGGGTTGGCAGTGGGCTGGCGGGCCATTTTCCAGCCGTCCGAAGAGGTCGGCCAGGGGGCGCTTGAGATGATCCGTCAGGGCGCCCTGTCCGGGGTTGAGGCTGTAGTGGCGCTCCACGTCGATCCGAACCGGCCGGTCGGAACCGTTGGCGTCACGCCCGGGCCACGCACCGCTTGGTGCCAGGATTTCACGATCGAGGTGACGGGGCGTGGGGGACACGGCGCCCGGCCGCATGACACCGTGGACCCGATCGCCGCCTCGGCCCACCTGATAACGCTGATCTACCAGGCTTTGCCGCGACAGAACGACGCCCGGAACCCGGTAGTCGTCACGATTGGCGCCATCCAGGGCGGACATGCCTCCAACGTCATCCCGAATCACGTTTCCCTGAAAGGCACCATCCGTTCCGTCGACCAACCAACGGCCGAACGCGCCCACGACTGTCTTCAACGCCTGTGCGCAAGTGCCGCCCAGGCTTTCCAGGCAACCGTCACCCCCAGGTTTGACCCGTTGCTTCCGGGGTTGGTCAATGATCCCGCCATCGCCCGGCTTTGTGCCGGCGCTGCTCGTGAACTGCTCGGGGATGCTGCCGTCGCGACCGATGACCGCGTCAGCATGGGCGCCGAAGACTTTGCCGAATACACGCGGCTGACCCCCGGGTGCATGATCAGCCTCGGGACGAACACGCCCGGACGCCCCGTCACTCCCCTGCATACCCCTACGTTTGACATCGATGAACGGGCCCTCCTGATAGGAGCGCGCCTGCTTGCGCGCGTACTCTCGTGCTGGCCAAACGCCTTTGCCAATCCCTGA
- a CDS encoding DEAD/DEAH box helicase, which produces MTAKLFSELNLSPELLKAIDRLGYEKATPIQAETIPLLLSGRDVIGQSQTGSGKTAAFAVPLVERTDPQQGVVQAIILCPTRELAVQVAEEVFKMAAFKQGLHCVPIYGGQSYDRQLRALRQGAQIVIGTPGRVLDHLSRGTLRLDQVRMAVLDEADKMLDMGFREDIEEILRAVPSTRQFICFSATFSKPIQELIRTFGRDPQTVRIEHKMLTVPTVEQTYYEIRGRSKTEVLTRLIDFLDLKLAIIFCNTKRMVDELADELVARGYLADRLHGDMSQAQRDRVMQKFRTGNLEFLVATDVAARGLDVENVEVVFNYDLPWDEEDYVHRIGRTGRVGRSGRAISFAAGREIYKLQSIERYARTKILRRMPPSLEQIEEKRTSAFFERIRGALLQDNFQAEQDLVDRLLEQGFLSTDIACAALQELRKEDNRRVDVSPRPSAEAAEDTFAGGGGRRRDGEGIRRRNRPRPSRPKRPHRNRG; this is translated from the coding sequence ATGACTGCGAAACTTTTTTCCGAACTGAACCTCTCCCCGGAGCTGCTGAAAGCGATCGACCGCCTCGGGTATGAAAAGGCTACGCCCATCCAGGCAGAAACCATCCCCCTCCTGCTCAGCGGTCGCGACGTCATCGGTCAATCGCAAACCGGTTCGGGCAAAACCGCAGCCTTCGCCGTTCCCCTGGTTGAGCGAACCGATCCGCAGCAGGGCGTGGTGCAGGCGATCATCCTTTGCCCGACCCGCGAGCTCGCGGTTCAGGTGGCCGAGGAGGTTTTCAAAATGGCCGCCTTCAAACAAGGCCTTCATTGCGTGCCGATTTACGGCGGCCAGTCTTATGACCGCCAGTTGCGCGCCCTGCGCCAGGGTGCCCAGATCGTCATCGGAACCCCGGGCCGGGTTCTGGATCATCTGAGCCGCGGCACCTTGCGCCTGGATCAGGTCCGGATGGCCGTGCTCGATGAGGCTGATAAGATGCTCGACATGGGTTTCCGGGAGGACATCGAGGAGATCCTGCGAGCCGTACCGTCCACCCGGCAGTTCATTTGCTTTTCAGCAACGTTCTCAAAGCCGATCCAGGAATTGATCCGTACCTTCGGGCGCGACCCTCAGACGGTGCGCATCGAGCACAAGATGCTGACCGTCCCGACGGTTGAGCAGACCTATTATGAGATCCGTGGACGTTCCAAAACCGAGGTGCTTACCCGTCTCATCGACTTTCTCGATCTCAAACTCGCCATCATTTTTTGCAATACCAAACGGATGGTGGACGAACTCGCCGATGAACTGGTTGCCCGGGGTTACCTGGCCGACCGGTTGCACGGCGACATGAGCCAGGCCCAGCGGGACCGGGTGATGCAGAAATTCCGCACGGGTAATCTGGAGTTTCTGGTGGCCACGGACGTGGCGGCCCGCGGCCTGGATGTCGAAAACGTTGAGGTGGTGTTCAACTACGACTTGCCCTGGGACGAAGAGGACTACGTGCACCGGATCGGCCGGACCGGGCGCGTCGGCCGTTCGGGACGCGCCATCTCGTTTGCTGCCGGACGCGAGATCTACAAGCTGCAAAGCATTGAGCGCTACGCGCGGACCAAAATCCTCCGCCGCATGCCGCCTTCCCTGGAGCAGATCGAGGAAAAGCGGACCAGCGCCTTTTTCGAGCGAATCCGGGGTGCCCTTTTGCAGGACAACTTCCAAGCCGAACAAGACCTTGTGGATCGCCTGTTGGAGCAGGGATTCTTGTCGACCGATATCGCGTGTGCGGCCCTCCAGGAATTGCGAAAGGAAGACAATCGCCGCGTCGATGTGTCGCCCCGGCCTTCCGCCGAAGCGGCCGAGGATACCTTCGCAGGTGGTGGAGGCAGGAGACGGGATGGTGAGGGCATCCGGCGACGCAACCGTCCCCGGCCCAGCCGGCCGAAAAGGCCGCACCGCAATCGAGGGTAA
- a CDS encoding PAS domain S-box protein, with translation MRALPEEMVSVADTRRFAGRMACTCAGVSALMSCVVMAGWIFHCRILISFMPGLVPMEFSLAFGAVVVSVSLLLAAMERRHRRSGLYRALKYGSVALACVALLVAGYSLLESFTRMGLGIDRGLWPDTFDDAGRLPIRPSPAGAIAVGLAGMALLAWRRPGGLALYSGCIVALICLAWLSVAALVYGAFDREPAVFRSVLPMPAAAAFVSAATGFVFLRPFEGMLRLFSSPWRAGSLARRLVPAGAFLTVALGFGTLWAQRRWGLGPALGLAGYGTGVFVSLAALSLRGVMALDRLDRRHRRAEREVQRALVRAQAFYEFAPGGMVVMDSAGRIQTVNSEIERLFGYERSELIDYPIGHLLPGVQMLQAVVNVPAQHRSGSRFAVEVRFNPLATSGGRFVIASIRDVSKQEAALQALRERESLLAEAQRLAHLGSWSRNLTTGLETWSDELYRILGYAPQRVPADQALIRGALHPEDKAAGIAMMGTAPDQPEYRDVKCRILRGTNEVRYLRCSATVLRDSFGTPVSLLGIMLDVTEQEMVARALEESEERFRSAIEHSAIGMAILALDGRFLKVNRALCELVGRGEQQMLAMTFQGITHPDDLEASLTQMQALLVGEASCCQLDKRYLHQNGRIVWVMVTCTVIRNSDGHPLHFVKQIQDITTRREGERQTKASLAEKEVLLREIHHRVKNNMQVISSLLELHAAGLRDPADVEIFKGCQMRIHAMALVHDRLYRANSLATIDFGAHLVDLAALIGRSQCKTGRRIVLTTDCESVELNLDTALPLGLIATELVSNAYKHAFRDREKGRIGVAWKSLPDCKVALRVTDDGAGFPGGIEPAKTNSLGLRLVRMLVRQIRGELRFSNGNLNSIEIILTINGDKG, from the coding sequence ATGCGTGCTCTCCCGGAAGAAATGGTCAGCGTGGCCGATACGCGGCGGTTTGCAGGGCGGATGGCCTGCACCTGCGCAGGGGTGTCGGCGTTAATGAGCTGCGTCGTGATGGCAGGCTGGATATTCCACTGCCGTATTTTGATCAGCTTCATGCCGGGGCTGGTGCCGATGGAGTTCAGTCTTGCGTTCGGCGCGGTCGTGGTCAGCGTATCGCTTTTGCTGGCCGCAATGGAGCGACGCCATCGGCGGTCGGGGCTGTACCGGGCGCTGAAGTATGGATCCGTCGCGCTCGCGTGCGTGGCGCTGCTGGTGGCGGGTTATAGTTTGTTGGAGTCATTTACCAGGATGGGCTTGGGGATTGATCGAGGCCTCTGGCCCGACACCTTTGACGATGCGGGCCGACTTCCCATCCGTCCCTCGCCTGCCGGGGCGATCGCGGTCGGGCTGGCCGGCATGGCCCTCCTTGCCTGGCGCCGTCCAGGAGGGCTGGCGCTGTATTCCGGCTGCATCGTCGCGCTGATTTGCCTGGCCTGGCTTTCGGTCGCAGCCTTGGTTTACGGGGCGTTCGATCGGGAGCCGGCAGTGTTTCGCAGCGTCCTCCCTATGCCGGCGGCGGCTGCTTTCGTTTCGGCGGCCACCGGGTTCGTGTTTCTACGCCCGTTTGAAGGCATGCTGCGGCTTTTCTCGAGCCCTTGGCGGGCCGGTTCGCTTGCCCGGCGGCTGGTACCGGCCGGCGCGTTTCTGACGGTGGCGCTTGGCTTTGGCACTTTGTGGGCGCAGCGCCGCTGGGGCCTGGGCCCGGCGCTCGGCCTGGCGGGGTATGGGACGGGGGTATTCGTTTCGCTCGCAGCCCTTTCGCTGCGCGGCGTGATGGCGCTGGACCGGCTCGACCGGCGTCACCGGCGGGCTGAACGGGAGGTGCAACGCGCCCTGGTGCGTGCCCAGGCCTTTTACGAATTCGCACCGGGCGGAATGGTGGTCATGGACTCAGCGGGGAGAATCCAAACCGTCAATTCAGAGATCGAACGGCTTTTCGGGTACGAACGATCTGAACTGATCGACTACCCCATCGGTCACCTGCTGCCCGGTGTGCAGATGCTGCAGGCCGTTGTCAACGTGCCGGCTCAACACCGCAGCGGGTCGCGATTCGCCGTCGAGGTCCGCTTCAATCCGCTCGCCACCTCCGGAGGCCGGTTTGTGATTGCCTCCATTCGCGACGTTAGCAAGCAGGAGGCGGCCCTTCAGGCATTGCGCGAGCGGGAATCCCTCCTGGCCGAGGCTCAACGGCTGGCGCACCTCGGCAGCTGGTCGCGCAATCTGACTACCGGCCTGGAAACCTGGTCGGACGAGCTATACCGGATCCTGGGTTATGCGCCGCAGAGGGTGCCGGCAGACCAGGCGCTGATTAGAGGCGCGCTTCATCCCGAGGATAAAGCGGCTGGGATCGCCATGATGGGGACTGCGCCGGACCAACCGGAATACCGGGACGTCAAGTGCCGGATCCTGAGAGGCACCAACGAGGTGCGCTACCTCCGCTGCTCCGCCACGGTGCTAAGGGACAGCTTTGGCACCCCGGTGTCTTTGCTCGGCATCATGCTCGACGTCACCGAGCAGGAAATGGTCGCACGGGCCTTGGAGGAAAGTGAGGAGCGCTTTCGCAGCGCGATCGAACATTCCGCCATCGGGATGGCCATCCTGGCGCTTGACGGCCGCTTTCTAAAAGTCAACCGCGCGTTATGCGAGCTCGTCGGGCGAGGCGAGCAGCAGATGCTCGCGATGACGTTTCAGGGAATCACCCACCCGGACGATCTGGAGGCCAGCCTTACCCAGATGCAGGCGCTCCTTGTCGGGGAGGCCAGCTGTTGCCAACTGGATAAGCGGTACCTTCACCAGAACGGCCGGATCGTCTGGGTTATGGTTACCTGTACCGTGATACGCAACAGCGACGGCCATCCGTTGCATTTCGTGAAGCAGATCCAGGACATCACGACTCGTAGAGAGGGTGAGCGACAAACCAAGGCTTCCCTGGCCGAAAAAGAGGTGCTGCTGCGCGAGATCCATCATCGGGTAAAAAATAACATGCAGGTGATCTCGAGCCTCCTCGAGCTCCACGCCGCCGGTCTGCGGGACCCGGCGGATGTCGAGATCTTTAAGGGTTGCCAGATGCGCATTCACGCGATGGCCCTGGTGCACGACCGGCTCTACCGGGCCAACTCACTGGCCACGATCGATTTCGGGGCGCACCTGGTTGACCTGGCGGCGCTGATCGGCCGAAGCCAGTGTAAGACCGGCCGGAGAATCGTGCTTACCACCGACTGCGAGAGCGTCGAGCTTAACCTCGATACGGCCCTGCCGCTTGGACTGATCGCCACCGAACTGGTCTCCAACGCCTACAAACACGCGTTTCGCGACCGGGAGAAGGGCCGCATCGGCGTGGCCTGGAAAAGCTTGCCGGACTGCAAGGTGGCCCTTCGGGTCACCGACGACGGTGCCGGCTTTCCGGGTGGGATCGAACCGGCAAAAACCAACTCGCTCGGGCTCCGGCTGGTCCGGATGCTCGTTCGTCAGATCCGGGGCGAATTAAGATTTTCTAATGGGAATCTAAATTCCATTGAAATTATCCTGACTATAAACGGAGATAAGGGTTAG
- a CDS encoding response regulator, whose protein sequence is MSVSCEPDAGRAEKGPAILIVEDESLVAIHLEDRLTKIGYEVCGVSDSAAEAVAIALAQTPDLVLMDIHLHGERDGIDAAAEIRKIADVPIIFVTAHADDATLKRAGITEPFGYVLKPFDERELKATIEIALYRKRTEQRLRKVEQWLSATLGSMGDGVIATDAYGQIKFINAIGEAITGWSRELALGRHFYDVFVVEKGAEGPPVTDLLERATVDGLAIALEEGHCLRTREGRHVALDDSIAPIRERDGTLTGYVTVFRDATARKEAQEERLRLEEKMREALRLESLGQVASGVAHDFNNLLVAVTLNTSLARTLVREGTPMAELLDEIKTAASRAARLCNQMLAYAGGGSLVMRALNLNSFVREAAPLLKVVIQNHATLALNLEESLPPILADGAELYQMVMNLVLNASEALGEGSGCLSIGTRRFRADQSFLAECRLNSELSEGEYVLLEVSDPGHGMSPETLTRIFDPFFTTKFTGRGLGLSAVLGIVRAHGGAIHVESTPGQGTTFRILFPRASSPPVVGTARAVNMSWKTSGRALLIDDEPIVRLAATHALRHCGFEVETAENGRQAIQKLLERAGGYRVVLLDLTMPELHGDYVLKVIRTHFPRLPVVIMSGYTERKVKPLYEEDSGTVFMQKPFSLEKLVEKLTLLLGES, encoded by the coding sequence ATGTCCGTGTCATGCGAGCCAGACGCCGGTCGGGCTGAGAAAGGGCCGGCTATCCTGATAGTGGAGGACGAAAGCCTCGTGGCCATCCACCTCGAGGATCGCCTCACGAAGATCGGTTACGAAGTCTGTGGGGTGAGCGACAGCGCCGCTGAAGCGGTCGCTATCGCTCTTGCGCAAACGCCCGATCTGGTGTTGATGGACATTCACCTGCACGGTGAACGGGACGGGATCGACGCGGCCGCCGAGATCCGGAAGATAGCCGACGTACCCATCATTTTTGTCACGGCTCATGCCGACGATGCCACGCTGAAACGCGCCGGGATTACCGAGCCGTTCGGTTACGTGCTCAAGCCGTTTGACGAGCGCGAGCTGAAAGCCACCATCGAGATCGCGCTGTACCGCAAACGGACGGAGCAAAGGCTTCGAAAGGTGGAACAGTGGTTGTCGGCCACGCTCGGGAGCATGGGGGACGGGGTAATCGCAACGGATGCGTACGGGCAGATCAAATTCATCAATGCCATCGGCGAGGCGATCACCGGGTGGAGCCGGGAACTGGCGCTGGGCCGGCACTTTTATGACGTATTCGTGGTGGAAAAAGGGGCGGAGGGACCGCCCGTAACCGATCTTCTCGAGCGCGCCACCGTGGACGGCCTGGCCATTGCCCTGGAAGAGGGGCACTGTTTGCGGACGCGCGAAGGCAGGCACGTGGCGTTGGATGACAGCATCGCGCCTATTCGCGAGAGAGACGGCACCTTAACCGGGTACGTAACGGTGTTTCGCGACGCGACGGCCCGCAAAGAGGCGCAGGAGGAACGGTTGCGGCTTGAAGAAAAGATGCGCGAGGCCCTCCGCTTGGAGAGCCTGGGCCAGGTGGCCAGCGGCGTCGCGCATGATTTCAACAACCTGCTGGTAGCCGTCACGTTGAACACCTCGCTCGCCCGTACCCTGGTGAGGGAGGGTACGCCCATGGCCGAGTTGCTGGACGAGATCAAAACCGCCGCGAGCCGGGCCGCGCGGCTCTGCAACCAGATGTTGGCGTATGCAGGCGGGGGTTCCCTGGTGATGAGGGCATTGAACCTGAACTCCTTCGTGCGGGAGGCGGCACCGCTGCTGAAGGTGGTTATCCAGAACCACGCGACGCTGGCATTGAATTTGGAAGAGAGCTTGCCGCCGATCCTGGCCGACGGCGCGGAACTCTACCAAATGGTGATGAATCTCGTTCTCAACGCGTCTGAGGCGCTTGGTGAGGGGTCGGGGTGCCTCAGCATCGGGACCCGCCGGTTTCGAGCCGATCAATCCTTTCTAGCCGAATGCCGCCTGAATTCCGAGTTGTCCGAAGGTGAATACGTTCTTCTGGAAGTCAGCGACCCCGGTCACGGCATGAGCCCCGAGACGCTCACCCGCATCTTCGACCCGTTTTTTACGACCAAGTTTACCGGACGAGGGCTCGGCTTGTCGGCGGTCCTGGGCATCGTGCGCGCGCACGGCGGCGCGATCCACGTCGAAAGCACGCCGGGGCAGGGTACGACGTTCCGGATCCTATTCCCGCGGGCAAGTAGCCCGCCGGTGGTGGGAACGGCGCGGGCCGTTAACATGAGCTGGAAAACCAGCGGGCGGGCACTTCTCATCGACGACGAACCGATCGTCCGTCTGGCCGCCACCCACGCCCTCCGTCACTGCGGCTTTGAGGTCGAGACGGCTGAGAACGGCCGGCAGGCGATCCAGAAACTGCTTGAGCGGGCCGGTGGCTACCGGGTGGTTCTGCTTGACCTGACCATGCCTGAGCTCCACGGCGACTACGTGCTCAAGGTCATCCGAACCCATTTTCCGCGGCTTCCCGTCGTGATCATGAGCGGCTACACGGAGCGGAAGGTAAAACCTCTCTATGAGGAGGATAGTGGAACGGTCTTTATGCAAAAGCCGTTTTCGCTCGAGAAGCTCGTGGAAAAACTGACCCTACTGTTGGGAGAAAGCTGA
- a CDS encoding NarK/NasA family nitrate transporter: MVWTVLGPLGVQIGESLHLTAEQRGLMVAVPILSGALLRIVLGLAVDRFGAKRTGITAQLIVMAGLATAWLVGLGGFEATLLLGMVLGFAGASFAVALPQAGRWYPPHLQGMVMGLAGAGNVGTVLDALLAPRLAAAYGWRVVFGLALIPAVLVLLFYALVSREAPVQVTPKRLGDYWKLLKDRDAHWFCFYYTISFGGFVGLASSYVLFFKSEFNVPAVHAGDLAALCTFTGAMLRPVGGAWADRAGGIRALYRFYLTAALALLAAALGQNLYFALAMLLVASGALGMANGSVFQLLPQRFGKDIGVMTGLVGAGGGVGGFYLASSLGLSKGLTGSYLAGFCVFAGLCLLAIAGLSIVKLRWRTTWGAVAGARI; this comes from the coding sequence ATGGTTTGGACGGTGCTTGGCCCCCTGGGGGTCCAGATCGGTGAAAGTCTGCACCTCACCGCCGAACAGAGGGGCTTGATGGTGGCAGTGCCGATCCTGTCGGGCGCATTGTTAAGGATTGTGCTCGGGCTGGCGGTCGACCGGTTCGGCGCCAAGAGAACGGGCATTACCGCCCAATTGATTGTCATGGCCGGCCTGGCCACCGCCTGGCTGGTCGGGCTTGGGGGTTTTGAGGCCACCCTGCTTTTAGGCATGGTGCTGGGGTTTGCCGGGGCAAGTTTCGCCGTGGCCCTGCCGCAGGCCGGCCGCTGGTACCCGCCTCACTTGCAGGGAATGGTCATGGGCCTGGCTGGAGCCGGCAACGTCGGCACGGTGCTCGATGCCCTGCTCGCACCCCGGCTGGCTGCGGCCTACGGGTGGCGGGTCGTCTTCGGGCTGGCGCTCATCCCGGCGGTGCTCGTTCTGCTGTTCTACGCCTTGGTGTCCCGAGAGGCTCCCGTTCAGGTGACGCCCAAGCGGCTCGGCGATTACTGGAAACTCCTGAAAGACCGGGATGCCCATTGGTTTTGCTTCTATTACACCATTTCATTCGGCGGGTTTGTGGGGCTGGCCAGCTCCTACGTCCTCTTCTTCAAAAGCGAATTCAACGTGCCGGCCGTGCACGCGGGCGACCTGGCTGCCCTCTGCACCTTTACCGGCGCGATGCTGCGACCCGTAGGCGGCGCCTGGGCCGATCGGGCCGGGGGCATCCGTGCGCTTTACCGCTTTTACCTGACCGCGGCGCTGGCGCTGTTGGCGGCGGCGCTCGGTCAAAATCTCTATTTTGCCCTCGCGATGCTCCTGGTGGCTTCCGGTGCGCTTGGAATGGCCAACGGTTCGGTGTTTCAACTCCTGCCGCAACGTTTCGGCAAGGATATCGGCGTAATGACGGGGCTGGTCGGCGCCGGCGGCGGGGTAGGCGGCTTTTACCTCGCCAGTTCCCTGGGCTTATCCAAAGGTCTGACCGGATCGTACCTGGCCGGTTTCTGCGTTTTTGCCGGGCTCTGCCTGCTGGCCATCGCCGGCCTCAGCATCGTGAAACTGCGCTGGCGAACCACGTGGGGCGCCGTGGCCGGTGCGCGAATCTAG
- a CDS encoding bifunctional protein-serine/threonine kinase/phosphatase encodes MKINATSFGCARSDQQPSQDAFAVKSWGETLIAVLADGAGGAKAGGEAAARVVESLVNNYAVRPKSWSPQKALAEFTRLVNQRLYQDSLIRYGSPEMVSTVSVAVIEGDKLHGLNVGDSRVYLSRGGELRRLSDDHVCKEPGMRHVLDRAVGIAPEVNPHFFEVDLVDGDIALLCSDGVSNVLDEAMLGAKLRARWAARALVSNARAKATPEALDDMSAVVLDIAETGKLQAVSKIPLKIPASLRKGDVIDGFTLLKPFQHSDRAWLAAREGQRFVLKFAPLEARDDEEVLNQFVKETWNATRLQASDFFVRAFLPDQASVRCYAMEFIEAPSLRTLLRSRPLAVDEAIALGKFLLNASQHLLRFDLVHGDVKPENILVLSSYDTITFKLVDLGSTSELFSITSRAGTASYLAPERFHEAPVSERTEVYAIGVTLFEALTRSFPYGEIERFQTPHFHEVKTLSRLNPNVPPWLESVLFRAISPDPERRYRNYSEMLFELEHPDQVQPFRRKNGAFLERNPVAFYRAMCLLLLVLCAGLIVKLLAAGVKLP; translated from the coding sequence GTGAAAATAAATGCCACCAGCTTTGGCTGCGCGCGTTCGGATCAGCAACCGTCGCAAGACGCCTTTGCGGTGAAGTCCTGGGGCGAGACGCTCATCGCCGTGCTGGCGGACGGCGCGGGCGGAGCCAAGGCAGGCGGGGAGGCGGCCGCCCGGGTCGTCGAATCGCTGGTCAATAACTATGCGGTTCGTCCAAAGAGTTGGAGCCCGCAGAAGGCCCTGGCGGAGTTTACCCGGCTGGTAAACCAACGCCTCTACCAGGATTCGCTCATCCGCTACGGATCGCCCGAGATGGTTTCCACGGTGTCCGTAGCGGTGATCGAAGGCGATAAACTTCATGGCTTGAACGTCGGCGACTCACGGGTCTACCTCTCCCGCGGCGGTGAGCTCCGCCGGCTCTCGGATGACCACGTGTGCAAAGAGCCCGGCATGCGCCACGTGCTCGATCGCGCCGTCGGCATCGCGCCGGAAGTGAACCCGCACTTTTTCGAAGTCGACCTCGTGGACGGAGATATTGCGCTGCTCTGCTCGGATGGCGTTTCCAACGTGCTCGACGAGGCGATGCTCGGCGCCAAGCTGCGGGCGCGATGGGCAGCCCGGGCTTTGGTTTCCAACGCCCGGGCAAAGGCGACGCCCGAGGCGCTCGACGATATGAGTGCCGTCGTGCTTGACATCGCGGAGACCGGTAAACTCCAGGCCGTGAGCAAAATTCCGCTCAAGATTCCTGCGTCGCTGCGCAAAGGTGACGTGATCGACGGGTTCACCTTGCTGAAACCGTTTCAGCACAGTGATCGCGCTTGGCTGGCCGCCCGCGAGGGCCAGCGTTTCGTGTTGAAATTTGCGCCGCTGGAGGCTCGTGACGACGAGGAGGTGCTCAACCAGTTCGTCAAGGAGACGTGGAACGCCACGCGCCTGCAGGCGTCCGACTTTTTTGTCCGTGCCTTTCTGCCGGATCAGGCCTCCGTGCGTTGCTACGCGATGGAATTCATCGAAGCGCCCAGCTTGAGAACGCTGCTGCGCTCCCGCCCCCTGGCGGTCGATGAGGCCATCGCGCTGGGAAAGTTTCTGCTGAACGCAAGCCAGCACCTGCTTCGGTTTGACCTCGTGCATGGCGACGTCAAGCCGGAAAACATCCTCGTCTTGAGCAGTTACGACACCATCACGTTCAAGCTGGTGGACCTCGGGAGCACGTCCGAACTCTTCTCCATAACGTCACGGGCCGGTACCGCCAGTTACCTGGCGCCCGAGCGTTTTCACGAAGCGCCTGTTTCCGAACGTACCGAGGTCTATGCCATCGGCGTCACCCTTTTCGAAGCCCTTACCCGGAGTTTCCCTTACGGTGAAATTGAGCGTTTTCAGACGCCGCACTTTCACGAGGTGAAAACGCTGTCCCGCCTGAACCCGAACGTGCCGCCCTGGCTGGAATCGGTACTGTTTCGGGCGATCTCACCGGACCCGGAGCGGCGGTACCGGAATTACTCCGAAATGCTTTTTGAGCTTGAGCACCCTGACCAGGTCCAGCCGTTCCGCCGCAAGAACGGCGCATTCCTGGAACGAAACCCGGTCGCTTTCTACCGGGCCATGTGTCTGCTTCTGCTGGTGCTCTGCGCCGGCCTGATTGTGAAGCTGCTGGCCGCAGGCGTTAAACTACCGTGA